In Desulfomicrobium escambiense DSM 10707, the DNA window CGTGTCCTCGGCCCGGGCCATGAGGCCTTCGGGCTGCTTGATGAGAGCCTGGTTGATCATATTCAGGAACTCGTCGACCTTGGCCGAGATGACGAAGAGGTCACCCATGGCGTTCTCGCTGAAGCGCAGCTCCTTGTCCACGATGTCCTCGCACAGGAGGCCAAGAGCCTCCACCGCATCGCCAATCCTTTCGAGGTTGTTGACGATGCGTATCTGCTCCGCGATATCGTTCGAGATCTCCTCGTTGAGCTCGCTTTGCATCGTCTTGGCCAGGAAGGTCGAAATTGCCTTGTGCGCGTCATTGATGTGGGTCTCGAAACGCTGCCGCATCTTCACGGTGCGGTGGTCACGCTTTTCCAGGCTCTCCAGGGCGTTGGCGTAGGCCGCGTTGACCGTTATCGACATGCGGTGGATTTCGCCGCGCACCTGGGCCAGGGCGGCGACGGGGTTGTCCTCGACGTGCTGATCGAAGACCGGCAGGCGGAACAGGTCGTCGCCGGCAGTCTTGTCCTTGGGCGAGCACCAAGTGCCCACCCGGATGAGCGCGGGCAGGAAAACGAGAAAGACCAGGGCATTAGTCAGGTTGAACAGGGTATGGCCGTTGGCCAGATATCTGCCAACATACGGGTATTCCCCGTTGACCTGCATGTCCCAGGGCTGCGCGCCGGTCAGATGGACGCTGACCCATTCGACCCCCTGTAGGAAAAACGGGAAGATGGCCAGCATGATGCAGACGCCGAGCACATTGAACATCGTGTTGGACCTGGCCGCCCGGTGGGAGTCGCTACAGCTCGACCCGATGGTCGCCAGTTCGGCGGTGATGGTCGTGCCGATGTTCTCGCCCAGCACCAGGGCCATTGCCGAGGGAAAGTCGAGAAGCCCCTGCGTGGCCAGGGTCATGGTCAGACCGACCGTGGCCGACGAGGACTGCAGGATCATGGTCAGGATGCAGCCCGTGGCCACGCACAGAAGCACCCCGCCCATGGAGGACGCGTCGAACTTGGTGAAAAAGGCGATGAATTCGGGATCCGCGCGCAACGGCTTCAACCCGTCGCCCATGACGGTCATGCCGAAAAAGAGCAGGCCGAAGCCGAGGATGACTTCGCCGAGATAGCGATACTTCTTGCGCGGGGAAAAATACTTCAGGGGCACGCCGATGGTGATGGCCGGCAGCGCCAGGCTCGACAGCTTGAAGGCGATGAGCTGGGCGGTCATGGTCGTGCCGACGTTGCAGCCGAGCATGACACCAACGGCCTGGTTCAGGCTCATGAGGCCGGCCGAGACGAAACTGATGAGCATGACCGTGGTGGCCGACGACGATTGGACCAGGGCCGTGACGGCAGCACCCGTGGCGAATCCGACGACCCGGTTGTTGGAGACGGCCTTGAGGACGTTGCGGATCCTGTTGCCCGCGGCCATCTGCAGGCCTTCGGTCATGAACTTCATGCCCAGGATGAAAATGCCGAGGCCCCCAAGGGTCTGAATCAAAACATCAAACATGTGGTATCCGTGATCCTTGTGTTACATTCGTATGACAGCGAACCGAAATCCGAATTTCTGTAGAGTATCTCCGGCGGTAAGAAAAGATTTTTTACGATTCTGAAACAGGCCTGAATCAAAACGGACATTTTCAAATTTTTTCAGCAGGATCAGATTGTTACAACTTGATGACGCGTCCGTTTGCAGTCATTTCCGACAAAACAGATCAGAAAGTTTTCCGACAAATCGCGCGCCGAGTTGCGAAAATCCCCCGGGGCTGGCATGGTTGAACCGAAAAACCGCAGCCTGATTCGCACCCCAAGGAGGATGCCCGTGGACAAACAACAAGCCTTCGTTCTCTGGTTCGACGAGATCGGTATCGAGGACGTGCCGCTGGTGGGCGGCAAGAACGCGAGCCTGGGCGAGATGTACCGCAACCTGATGGCCAAGGGCGTGCCCGTGCCCGGCGGCTTCGCCGTCACCGCCCGGGGGTACCGGCACCTGCTGGACAGTTCCGGCGCCATGGACAGGATCAGGGGCATCCTGCAGGGCCTCGACACCCACGACATGGACAACCTGATGGAACGGGGCAGTCGCATCCGCTCCCTGATCCGCGGCCTGGAGTTCCCGGCAGACCTGCAGGGCGCCATCGCCGAGGCCTACCGCAAGCTGGAGGCGCAGTACGGCCAGGGCGTGGACGTGGCCGTGCGCTCTTCGGCCA includes these proteins:
- a CDS encoding Na/Pi cotransporter family protein — its product is MFDVLIQTLGGLGIFILGMKFMTEGLQMAAGNRIRNVLKAVSNNRVVGFATGAAVTALVQSSSATTVMLISFVSAGLMSLNQAVGVMLGCNVGTTMTAQLIAFKLSSLALPAITIGVPLKYFSPRKKYRYLGEVILGFGLLFFGMTVMGDGLKPLRADPEFIAFFTKFDASSMGGVLLCVATGCILTMILQSSSATVGLTMTLATQGLLDFPSAMALVLGENIGTTITAELATIGSSCSDSHRAARSNTMFNVLGVCIMLAIFPFFLQGVEWVSVHLTGAQPWDMQVNGEYPYVGRYLANGHTLFNLTNALVFLVFLPALIRVGTWCSPKDKTAGDDLFRLPVFDQHVEDNPVAALAQVRGEIHRMSITVNAAYANALESLEKRDHRTVKMRQRFETHINDAHKAISTFLAKTMQSELNEEISNDIAEQIRIVNNLERIGDAVEALGLLCEDIVDKELRFSENAMGDLFVISAKVDEFLNMINQALIKQPEGLMARAEDTERAIDAMRETMRDAHIERLKVGKCGIEGGLAFINLLARLEKIGDYCYSIARTVAMQR